The genomic interval CAATATTTATATCACTACTATAACATTCATAGACTCTACCCCAACGATAATCTTCTGGCATGGATAGAACAGGAGCAAAATTCCAATTAGCGCCTGTAGCTTTAATTTCTTGGGCCGTGGCATAAGCAATCTTTTCAACTAATTGTGAGTCACGAGTAGCTCCCAAACCAATATTATGAGGAAAAATTACAGCGCCCTCCACATTACCATTGCCATGTACTGCATCAACCCCATATAGAATAGGAATTTTTAATTTAGACTCCATTGCTGCAGTCTGAAATTCCTTAACCATTTCATACCATTCTTCAGGTGTGTTATTTTGTGGATTACCACCACCACCTGACAAGATACCGCCGATTGATTTGCGTCGTACAGCATCAATTGTAATAGCATTTTTATCAATCAAAACCATCTGACCAATTTTATCCTGCAAGGTCATTTTTTCAATTATGCTCTGAACAGAAGAATCATTATTTATTTCACTTTTAATATTTTGATTTTTCAGTAACAGAAAAGCACCTAGTCCGATGATTGCAACAACCATTATAATGATTATTTTATTCAATTTCATATGTAAGCTGTAAAATAAATAAATCTAAGGCCTGTAAACTATTGTTAAAAAAAATATTCTAAATTATTTTCTGTCCTTTGAGTAGCCTTACAACAATGATTATAAGCGCTACAACTAAAAGAGCGTGAATTAACCCACCAAGAGTAAAAGACATAATTATACCAAGGAACCATAAAATGATTAGAACAACCGCAATTTGAATCAACATAAATTTAACTTTAATAATTAATTAACCGAAATAGTTTATTTTTCTTCATTATCCATTTTAACCGCAGCTTCAGGAGTAGAAACAGTTTTGCTCATAAAAAACATTTTAACTATGCCCCAGGCTATTAAGAAATAAACCAACATAGCTAAAATTGTGGTCCATTCAAAAATATTATTTCCAACTCTGGAAGCAGAAAAAACATTAAGGAATGGAGTAGCGAAAGGATAACTTACATTGTAAATAAAACTACTAAAAATAGCTGAAGAGTTAGCAGCAAACAGTTTTAAAACAAAACGAAATGCTAGTAGTACTTCCAGTATACCCAAGATATACCAAACGATTTGAGTTCCACGATACAATGACTTTGTAGTCGACGAAGAATGTGATGAATCCATATGTTTATATTTAATTTATTAATTAATTTAATAACTCATCTATGCTAATTTCTAGGGCATCGGCAATTCTTTTAACTGTTTCTATCCTTGGATTACGGGTTGCTCCTATCTCTATCTTTGTGATAGTGTACAGTGTTACTCCCGCAAGTTTAGAAAGCTTGTCCTGTGACAATCCTTTATCTTTACGGATTTTCTTAATGTTTCTTGCTAGCGCTTGTGAAATATTAATATTTGTCATATACGTCAACTATAGAAAATTTACTATAATTTATTACTAGTAAAATCATACTAGTATTAGTATACTACATTATATTATACAAGTCAAATGTTAAAATAATTCTCTCAATATATAAAATTCAATAAACATTATTAAAGTTTTTAATATTTAATAACCTGCACATTTAGATGCTTTATGTTTCATTACATGATATACTACGCGAATGAATAATATAGACTTGATTGACCAATTTAAAACTGAGAGGCCTCTTTATGAGGAATTTTCGGTTGCGGTATATTATCTATTAGAAAGTATACTTACTGGAGATGGTTATAAATACCAAATGTCATCCAGAATAAAAGAATTAGAAAAGCTTGAAGAGAAGATTAGCAGAAAAAAAAACGAAGGTAAATTGTATAGTCACTTAGCTGAGATTGAAGATATAGTTGGACTAAGAATTGTTTTTTATTTCGAGGCTGAAAAAAAGAAATTTTTAAGAAAAATCAAAAAAGAAATTTCCCGTGATTTAAAAGTAGAAGAACAAAAGAAAAAATCAGGGTACGAAGCAATACAAATCATTGCCACTCTTGGAGAGGAGCGAATCAATCTTTCCGAATACAAAAAATTTAAAGACTTAAAATGTGAGATTCAATTAACATCAATTTTGCACCATGCATGGGCAGAGATAGAGCATGATCTAATCTACAAGAATGGTTTCGGGATAAACAATGAAAAACAGATATTGAGATATAAAAAGAAAATGAAAAAAATATTAACTAATTATATTCAAAAAGCATCCAAAGAATTTGATAAGATTTTTGTAAAAATAAAAACATAATAGCTTGATAATCTATCAAAATATTTTGCCAGCTTTCTCGCTTGGCTACTCGTAAACAAGACCCCTAATATTTAGGGGTTTTATGTTACAATGAGATTAGACCTTGGTGAAGAATATAACAATTTTATGATTACCATAAAACTACAATTAAATACTATATATGGAAATAAATATTAGAAAATTAGCCATATCGGACCAAGAGAAGGTTGAAGGTTTATTCCTTGCTAAAAGCTCAATACTTAAATGGAACTTCCCAAAATTTCTAGATCATTCTGATTGTTTCGGAATTGTCCTTGAAAAAAATTCTCAAATCATAGGGTTTGGAGCACTAATTAGGTACAACACTCCTTTGCACGGAACGATTGGGAGACTCGAAGATATTTTTGTTCATCCAGATCACCAAAAAAAAGGGTATGGGAAAAAAATTATCAACGAA from Patescibacteria group bacterium carries:
- a CDS encoding lmo0937 family membrane protein, whose amino-acid sequence is MLIQIAVVLIILWFLGIIMSFTLGGLIHALLVVALIIIVVRLLKGQKII
- a CDS encoding YggT family protein; this translates as MDSSHSSSTTKSLYRGTQIVWYILGILEVLLAFRFVLKLFAANSSAIFSSFIYNVSYPFATPFLNVFSASRVGNNIFEWTTILAMLVYFLIAWGIVKMFFMSKTVSTPEAAVKMDNEEK
- a CDS encoding helix-turn-helix transcriptional regulator, yielding MTNINISQALARNIKKIRKDKGLSQDKLSKLAGVTLYTITKIEIGATRNPRIETVKRIADALEISIDELLN
- a CDS encoding GNAT family N-acetyltransferase; translation: MEINIRKLAISDQEKVEGLFLAKSSILKWNFPKFLDHSDCFGIVLEKNSQIIGFGALIRYNTPLHGTIGRLEDIFVHPDHQKKGYGKKIINELILLGEQLKLLQIVLTSNPKRAAARHLYTSLGFDLHETGIFVKNLS